In Amycolatopsis methanolica 239, a single genomic region encodes these proteins:
- the styD gene encoding phenylacetaldehyde dehydrogenase StyD, producing the protein MTTTETFPSQLFLAGQWRDGTGGTFADLNPATEEKLVDVAAASAQDVDAAVKAARAQLSGEWAALPGSQRGLILNRVADLIDRDADLLARLEALDIGKPVGQPTVLDMPNAARTFRHFAGWTDKITGQVIPTDGYLGRPTHSYTRREPVGVIAAIIPWNTPLMITAWKLAPALAAGNTVVVKPPEDAPLSILHLAKLLKEAGLPDGVVSVLPGLGEVTGQALVDHPDVDKISFTGSPEVGRHVGVAAAQSFKRITLELGGKSPQIILADADLEAAIGGTAMGLFFNQGQVCAAGTRVLVHRSLYSDVVDALAGAARQQVLGDPLDPATTMGALVNKKQQDRVLGYIEKGRAEGARLVAGGARPERPGYFVQPTIFADVDNDMTIAREEIFGPVGSVIPFDDPADAVRIANDTTYGLAATIWTRDVTVAHTLAAQVRAGAVGVNGWAPIDAALPWGGMKASGVGRELGWSGILANTEEKVVTVVL; encoded by the coding sequence GTGACCACCACCGAGACCTTCCCCAGCCAGCTCTTCCTAGCCGGCCAGTGGCGCGACGGCACCGGGGGCACGTTCGCCGACCTCAACCCGGCCACCGAGGAGAAGCTGGTCGACGTCGCCGCCGCCTCCGCGCAGGACGTGGACGCCGCGGTCAAGGCCGCCCGCGCCCAGCTGTCCGGCGAGTGGGCCGCCCTGCCCGGCTCCCAGCGCGGCCTCATCCTCAACCGCGTCGCCGACCTGATCGACCGCGACGCCGACCTGCTCGCCCGCCTCGAAGCGCTCGACATCGGCAAGCCGGTCGGCCAGCCGACCGTCCTCGACATGCCCAACGCCGCCCGCACGTTCCGGCACTTCGCCGGCTGGACCGACAAGATCACCGGCCAGGTCATCCCCACCGACGGCTACCTCGGCCGCCCCACCCACTCCTACACGCGCCGCGAGCCGGTCGGCGTCATCGCCGCCATCATCCCGTGGAACACGCCGCTGATGATCACCGCGTGGAAGCTCGCCCCCGCCCTGGCCGCGGGCAACACCGTCGTGGTCAAGCCGCCGGAGGACGCGCCGCTGTCGATCCTGCACCTGGCGAAGCTCCTCAAGGAGGCCGGCCTGCCCGACGGGGTGGTCAGCGTGCTGCCCGGCCTCGGCGAGGTCACCGGCCAGGCGCTCGTCGACCACCCGGACGTCGACAAGATCAGCTTCACCGGCAGCCCCGAGGTCGGCCGCCACGTCGGCGTCGCCGCGGCCCAGTCGTTCAAGCGCATCACCCTGGAACTGGGCGGCAAGTCGCCGCAGATCATCCTCGCCGACGCCGACCTCGAGGCGGCCATCGGCGGCACCGCGATGGGCCTGTTCTTCAACCAGGGCCAGGTCTGCGCCGCGGGCACCCGCGTGCTCGTGCACCGCTCGCTGTACTCCGACGTGGTGGACGCCCTCGCCGGCGCCGCGCGGCAGCAGGTCCTCGGCGACCCGCTCGACCCGGCCACCACCATGGGCGCGCTGGTCAACAAGAAGCAGCAGGACCGCGTGCTCGGCTACATCGAGAAGGGCCGCGCCGAGGGCGCCCGGCTCGTCGCCGGCGGCGCCCGCCCCGAGCGGCCCGGCTACTTCGTGCAGCCGACCATCTTCGCCGACGTGGACAACGACATGACGATCGCGCGCGAGGAGATCTTCGGCCCGGTCGGCTCGGTGATCCCGTTCGACGACCCGGCCGACGCCGTCCGGATCGCCAACGACACCACCTACGGCCTCGCCGCCACCATCTGGACCCGGGACGTCACCGTCGCGCACACCCTCGCCGCGCAGGTCCGCGCCGGCGCGGTCGGCGTGAACGGCTGGGCCCCGATCGACGCGGCCCTGCCGTGGGGCGGGATGAAGGCCAGCGGCGTCGGCCGCGAGCTCGGCTGGAGCGGGATCCTCGCCAACACCGAGGAAAAGGTCGTCACCGTCGTCCTGTAA
- a CDS encoding AAA family ATPase: MFVQRVRLAPDRDLGRYPFTLPAVAHLARSGGLPLAPGVTFLVGENGSGKSTLVEALAVAAGFNPEGGSRNFNFATRASESVLGDHLVLTWGPAKPRTGFFLRAESYYNVASEIERLDRDEGSPPLLPAYGGVSPHERSHGESFLDLVTHRFGPNGLYLLDEPEAALSVRGCMAVLARLDELARQGSQIVVATHSPILLALPGATIYEIDDSGEIAHVEYDDALPVRLTRDFLAAPQRYLRHLLAEG; encoded by the coding sequence GTGTTCGTGCAGCGGGTCCGGCTAGCACCGGACAGGGATCTGGGCCGCTACCCGTTCACCCTGCCCGCGGTGGCGCACCTGGCCCGATCCGGCGGTCTGCCGCTGGCGCCCGGGGTGACCTTCCTGGTCGGCGAGAACGGTAGCGGCAAATCGACCCTGGTGGAGGCGCTGGCCGTCGCCGCGGGTTTCAACCCCGAGGGCGGCAGCCGGAACTTCAACTTCGCGACGCGCGCCAGCGAGTCGGTCCTGGGCGATCACCTCGTCCTGACCTGGGGCCCGGCCAAGCCGCGCACCGGGTTCTTCCTGCGGGCGGAGTCCTACTACAACGTGGCCTCCGAGATCGAGCGTCTCGACCGCGACGAGGGATCACCGCCCCTGCTGCCCGCGTACGGGGGCGTCTCGCCGCACGAACGCTCGCACGGGGAGTCCTTCCTGGACCTGGTGACGCACCGGTTCGGACCCAACGGGCTGTACCTGCTGGACGAGCCGGAGGCGGCGCTGTCGGTGCGCGGGTGCATGGCCGTGCTGGCGCGGCTGGACGAACTCGCCCGGCAGGGAAGCCAGATCGTGGTGGCCACGCACTCGCCGATCCTGCTCGCACTGCCCGGCGCCACGATCTACGAGATCGACGACAGCGGCGAAATCGCGCACGTCGAATACGACGACGCGCTGCCGGTGCGCCTGACGCGCGACTTCCTCGCCGCGCCGCAGCGGTACCTGCGGCACTTGCTCGCCGAGGGGTGA
- a CDS encoding LacI family DNA-binding transcriptional regulator, translated as MVRARRVTLRDVADRVGLSANTVSRALSGKDQVSEATREMIVAEARRLGYVPNSHARSLVSGTTMVLALVITNPSNPFYAALISAVERQCRVAGYSVLLLVTEENEDNEERAVQQLLRFGVDGVLAVPIQHRPGVWAELSAAGLPVVLLSRDIPELGFDFVGIDVEQAVADAVSRVAGPGRAWLFEEDLEISTVAQRIAGFRRALGGDSLVLKVPGHRTRDAALPWRPDDAHRLAAGLISREHHPELVVTGNDYFALGVYKAVRECGLTVGEDVRVLGYGDHPFAAYLEPGLSTIRLPADEVGSAGVELLLRRVADPDRPRETVALSAELVERGSARVVR; from the coding sequence GTGGTGCGCGCTCGGCGGGTCACGTTGCGTGACGTCGCGGACAGGGTCGGCCTGTCCGCGAACACGGTGTCGCGCGCGCTGTCGGGCAAGGACCAGGTCAGCGAGGCCACCCGCGAGATGATCGTCGCCGAGGCCCGGCGGCTGGGGTACGTGCCGAACAGCCACGCCCGGTCGCTGGTCTCGGGCACCACGATGGTGCTCGCACTGGTGATCACCAACCCGTCCAACCCGTTCTACGCCGCGCTGATCTCCGCGGTGGAGCGGCAGTGCCGGGTCGCCGGGTACTCGGTCCTGCTGCTGGTCACCGAGGAGAACGAGGACAACGAGGAACGCGCGGTGCAGCAGCTGCTGCGCTTCGGCGTCGACGGGGTGCTGGCGGTGCCGATCCAGCACCGGCCCGGGGTGTGGGCGGAGCTGTCCGCGGCCGGGCTGCCGGTCGTGCTGCTCAGCCGCGACATCCCGGAGCTGGGTTTCGACTTCGTCGGCATCGACGTCGAGCAGGCGGTCGCGGACGCGGTGTCGCGCGTGGCCGGGCCGGGGCGGGCGTGGCTGTTCGAGGAGGACCTGGAGATCAGCACGGTCGCCCAGCGCATCGCGGGTTTCCGGCGCGCGCTCGGCGGCGATTCGCTGGTGCTGAAGGTGCCCGGGCACCGGACGCGGGACGCGGCGCTGCCGTGGCGGCCGGACGACGCCCACCGGCTCGCGGCCGGGCTGATCAGCCGCGAGCACCACCCGGAGCTGGTGGTCACCGGCAACGACTACTTCGCGCTCGGGGTCTACAAGGCGGTCCGGGAGTGCGGGCTGACCGTCGGCGAGGACGTGCGTGTGCTCGGCTACGGCGACCACCCGTTCGCCGCCTACCTGGAGCCGGGCCTGAGCACGATCCGGCTGCCCGCCGACGAGGTCGGCTCGGCCGGGGTGGAGTTGTTGCTGCGGCGGGTCGCGGACCCGGACCGGCCGCGGGAAACCGTGGCTTTGAGCGCGGAACTCGTCGAGCGCGGCTCGGCGCGCGTCGTGCGCTGA
- a CDS encoding MerR family DNA-binding protein, with the protein MGLIGPVDRDESSGHRRYPPELLETIEALGCLRSTGMSLADMRVYLRHLDGGDPAEQRDLFARNVERLDAEIARLRVRRDYLRRLKAGLWDARDRGDAAAEERAVDEIRGLLPRLK; encoded by the coding sequence ATCGGCCTGATCGGGCCGGTCGACCGCGACGAGTCCAGCGGGCACCGCCGGTACCCGCCCGAGTTGCTCGAGACCATCGAGGCGCTCGGCTGCCTCCGCTCGACCGGCATGAGCCTGGCCGACATGCGGGTCTACCTGCGCCACCTCGACGGCGGTGACCCGGCCGAGCAACGCGACCTGTTCGCCCGCAACGTCGAACGGCTGGACGCCGAGATCGCGCGGCTGCGGGTGCGCCGCGACTACCTGCGCCGCCTCAAGGCCGGGCTGTGGGACGCGCGGGACCGCGGTGACGCGGCCGCTGAGGAGCGGGCCGTCGACGAAATCCGGGGCTTGCTGCCCCGGCTGAAGTGA
- a CDS encoding NAD-dependent epimerase/dehydratase family protein, with the protein MTARGPVLVTGGTGFVGTHVIARLLRDGWAVRTTVRSPDRAGEVREAVGGDPEFAVATLDSDVGWAEAVDGCAYVLHGASPFPADDPADEDEVIRRPSRSGRRGTSRARADRSWR; encoded by the coding sequence GTGACCGCGCGCGGCCCCGTCCTGGTCACGGGCGGGACGGGGTTCGTCGGCACGCACGTCATCGCCCGCCTGCTGCGTGACGGGTGGGCCGTGCGGACGACGGTCCGGTCGCCTGATCGGGCCGGGGAGGTGCGCGAGGCGGTCGGCGGGGACCCCGAGTTCGCCGTCGCCACCCTGGACAGCGACGTGGGCTGGGCCGAGGCCGTGGACGGTTGCGCGTACGTGCTGCACGGCGCCTCCCCGTTCCCGGCCGACGACCCGGCCGACGAGGACGAGGTGATTCGAAGGCCGTCGCGGAGCGGGCGGCGTGGGACTTCGCGCGCGAGGGCGGACCGGAGCTGGCGGTGA
- a CDS encoding helix-turn-helix domain-containing protein, producing the protein MTLDAGAATSLESWRDVLASAFVPLDVVSVGNRFHGRVHARPMADLQVSVVSSTRQVTRRTRGLIRRRAGDLYKVGLQLRGHGVVQQDGRTARLAPGDLTVYDTNRPYELVFDDDFEMLVLLVPRRRLKPRAPRVDDLTAVTIPGSAGSGALTSALLRGLDPRVARPGPEAGFLSDAAVDMLAACFAAQAEPPADTVVTAAQRYIDEHLSDPALSPSEVAAAVHVSLRQLQKLFERRGATITGWIRDRRLDRCWHDLADPALATRPVAAIAASWGLVDAAQFSRTFRARYGRTPREHRAQLVAG; encoded by the coding sequence ATGACGTTGGACGCCGGCGCCGCGACGAGCCTGGAGTCCTGGCGCGACGTGCTGGCCAGCGCGTTCGTGCCGCTGGACGTCGTCTCGGTCGGCAACCGGTTCCACGGGCGGGTGCACGCCCGGCCGATGGCCGACCTGCAGGTCTCCGTCGTCAGCTCGACCCGCCAGGTCACGCGGCGCACGCGCGGCCTGATCCGGCGCCGGGCGGGCGACCTGTACAAGGTGGGGTTGCAGCTGCGCGGGCACGGCGTCGTCCAGCAGGACGGCCGCACCGCGCGGCTGGCGCCCGGCGATCTGACCGTGTACGACACGAACCGGCCGTACGAGCTGGTTTTCGACGACGACTTCGAGATGCTGGTGCTGCTCGTGCCGCGGCGACGGCTGAAGCCGCGGGCGCCGCGGGTGGACGACCTGACGGCGGTGACGATCCCGGGTTCGGCCGGCAGTGGCGCGCTGACGTCGGCGTTGCTGCGCGGGCTCGACCCGCGGGTGGCGCGGCCCGGCCCGGAGGCGGGTTTCCTGTCCGACGCGGCGGTCGACATGCTGGCCGCGTGTTTCGCCGCGCAGGCCGAGCCGCCCGCGGACACGGTGGTCACGGCGGCGCAGAGGTACATCGACGAGCACCTGTCCGACCCGGCGCTGTCCCCGTCCGAGGTGGCCGCCGCGGTGCACGTTTCGCTGCGCCAGCTGCAGAAACTGTTCGAACGCCGCGGCGCGACGATCACCGGCTGGATCAGGGACCGCAGGCTGGACCGGTGCTGGCACGACCTGGCCGACCCAGCACTGGCGACCCGCCCGGTCGCGGCGATCGCGGCGTCGTGGGGCCTGGTCGACGCGGCGCAGTTCAGCCGCACCTTCCGGGCCCGGTACGGCCGCACCCCACGCGAGCACCGGGCACAGCTGGTGGCGGGCTAG
- a CDS encoding NDMA-dependent alcohol dehydrogenase has protein sequence MPITTKVSLVRQAPGTYETATVELDDPRQGEVTVKLAASGLCHSDDHVATGDVPVAVYPYVGGHEGAGVVTAVGPNTPGYEVGDHVVFSFLPACGKCEFCAQGLSNLCDLGASLLTGARADDPTSFRMTENGNPVGQQCGISTFAEYTTASVDSVVKIGKDIPLKAAALVGCGVPTGWGSAVNSANIKPGAVVIVMGIGGIGANALQGAAHAGAKTIIAVDPVQFKRDKAKVFGATHAFATIEEAADFARSLTNGQGADATIVTIGVVRGDHVGQALASIRKAGTVVLTGLGNITEAGAPIALGDLTLMQKRLQGSLFGESNPRRDIPNLLRMYQAGQLKLEELITREYTLDEVAQAYDDMHAGRNIRGLVVFD, from the coding sequence ATGCCCATCACCACCAAGGTGTCCCTGGTCCGCCAGGCCCCCGGCACCTACGAAACCGCCACCGTGGAGCTGGACGACCCGCGCCAGGGTGAGGTCACGGTCAAGCTGGCCGCGTCCGGCCTGTGCCACTCCGACGACCACGTGGCCACCGGTGACGTGCCCGTCGCGGTGTACCCGTACGTCGGCGGCCACGAGGGCGCCGGTGTCGTCACCGCGGTCGGCCCGAACACGCCCGGCTACGAGGTCGGCGACCACGTCGTGTTCTCGTTCCTGCCCGCGTGCGGAAAATGCGAGTTCTGCGCGCAGGGGCTGTCCAACCTGTGCGACCTGGGCGCGTCGCTGCTCACCGGGGCGCGCGCGGACGACCCCACGAGCTTCCGGATGACCGAGAACGGCAACCCGGTCGGGCAGCAGTGCGGCATCTCGACGTTCGCCGAGTACACCACCGCGTCGGTGGACTCCGTGGTCAAGATCGGCAAGGACATCCCGCTGAAGGCGGCCGCGCTCGTCGGGTGCGGCGTGCCGACCGGCTGGGGTTCGGCGGTCAACTCGGCGAACATCAAGCCCGGCGCGGTCGTGATCGTCATGGGCATCGGCGGCATCGGCGCGAACGCGCTGCAGGGCGCGGCGCACGCCGGCGCGAAGACGATCATCGCCGTGGACCCGGTGCAGTTCAAACGGGACAAGGCGAAGGTGTTCGGCGCGACCCACGCGTTCGCCACGATCGAGGAGGCGGCCGACTTCGCGCGGTCGCTGACCAACGGGCAGGGCGCGGACGCCACGATCGTGACGATCGGTGTCGTGCGGGGCGATCACGTCGGCCAGGCGCTGGCGTCGATCCGCAAGGCCGGGACGGTCGTGCTGACCGGCCTCGGCAACATCACCGAGGCCGGTGCGCCGATCGCGCTGGGCGACCTGACGCTCATGCAGAAGCGGCTGCAGGGCTCGCTGTTCGGCGAGTCCAACCCGCGCCGCGACATCCCCAACCTGCTGCGCATGTACCAGGCGGGCCAGCTCAAGCTCGAGGAGCTGATCACGCGCGAGTACACACTCGACGAGGTCGCCCAGGCGTACGACGACATGCACGCGGGCCGCAACATCCGCGGCCTGGTGGTGTTCGACTGA
- a CDS encoding DUF6772 family protein: MNVNETALSKYNPLSRVLCFDRFDSTTHGWTELLGNYDGRGDLDTVDDHMRDFRPPQLSSCTFFDVGTHGTLSGNYALKLATRPYPGHTATGIRRLTMAGRGRVRIETHFAFKAEATVGHEAPASVPWDGNRHPSESQFGAFTVATDICSDGGLRYHNVIRYQNTNLDGEMTNRWMYPVVPEPTPRDHQEGKFALPYAADFTAPDPDDWRTFGEPLEMCVNEVPTKINWHYLRWDIDTSTRSNVELQLNDRVMDMRDVPVPPYPDRYGTLDNLLNFYFSVRTHCGVRNFLFLDSVLISVDW, encoded by the coding sequence ATGAACGTTAATGAGACGGCCCTGTCGAAGTACAACCCGCTGTCCCGCGTGCTGTGCTTCGACCGGTTCGACTCCACCACGCACGGCTGGACCGAGCTGCTCGGCAACTACGACGGCCGCGGCGACCTGGACACCGTGGACGACCACATGCGCGACTTCCGCCCGCCGCAGCTGTCCTCGTGCACGTTCTTCGACGTCGGCACGCACGGCACGCTGAGCGGCAACTACGCGCTCAAGCTCGCGACCCGCCCCTACCCCGGCCACACCGCGACCGGCATCCGCCGTCTGACGATGGCGGGCCGCGGCCGGGTCCGCATCGAGACCCACTTCGCGTTCAAGGCGGAGGCGACCGTCGGGCACGAGGCGCCCGCGTCGGTGCCGTGGGACGGCAACCGGCACCCGTCGGAGTCGCAGTTCGGCGCGTTCACCGTGGCCACCGACATCTGCTCGGACGGCGGCTTGCGCTACCACAACGTCATCCGCTACCAGAACACCAACCTCGACGGCGAGATGACCAACCGCTGGATGTACCCGGTGGTGCCGGAGCCGACGCCGCGCGACCACCAGGAGGGCAAGTTCGCCCTCCCCTACGCCGCCGACTTCACCGCGCCGGACCCCGACGACTGGCGCACCTTCGGCGAGCCGCTGGAGATGTGCGTCAACGAGGTGCCCACCAAGATCAACTGGCACTACCTGCGCTGGGACATCGACACCAGCACCCGGTCCAATGTGGAGCTCCAGCTCAACGACCGCGTGATGGACATGCGGGACGTGCCCGTGCCGCCGTACCCGGACCGCTACGGCACGCTGGACAACCTGCTCAACTTCTACTTCTCGGTCCGCACCCACTGCGGCGTCCGCAACTTCCTGTTCCTGGACTCGGTCCTGATCTCGGTGGATTGGTGA
- a CDS encoding MFS transporter, translating into MGTALEWYDFSLYGTAAALVLPQVFFPSGDPVVATLSSLATFAVGFFARPVGGVIIGILGDRVGRRTMLFVTLMVMAVASTLIGVLPSYATAGVFAPVALVLLRVVQGLGAGGEYAGAMLLSAEHAETRARGINASAPTLGNAVGSLVATGVFFLTSAVMSDAAFTGWGWRIPFLLSCLVGVAGVIVRLKVPDSPEFERAKEEGRATRAPLRTLFATSGRKILPGMLISVAPNVISYLPSVYALSYLTKEVGAAAWVGLLGIVIANALKVVTVPTAGWLCDRFGRRPVMMTGATAAALLFYPFFFLLDTGTPVVIWAALVLLYTLCNDLTLASQATMMFELFPVGYRYTGVTFTREIAGAVVGGCIPFVAAALTSASGGQTWPIALVCGLLCLLSVLGARFIAEPEHLRRRDGARVAAPAGG; encoded by the coding sequence GTGGGCACGGCACTCGAGTGGTACGACTTCTCCCTCTACGGCACGGCCGCCGCACTCGTGCTGCCGCAGGTGTTCTTCCCCTCCGGTGATCCGGTCGTCGCGACCCTGTCGTCGCTGGCCACGTTCGCCGTCGGGTTCTTCGCCCGCCCGGTCGGCGGCGTGATCATCGGCATCCTCGGTGACCGCGTCGGACGCCGCACGATGCTGTTCGTGACCCTGATGGTGATGGCCGTGGCGTCCACGCTGATCGGCGTGCTGCCCAGCTACGCCACCGCCGGCGTGTTCGCGCCGGTGGCGCTGGTGCTGCTGCGGGTCGTGCAGGGGCTCGGCGCCGGCGGTGAATACGCGGGCGCGATGCTGCTGTCCGCCGAGCACGCCGAAACCAGGGCGCGCGGCATCAACGCCAGCGCGCCGACGCTGGGCAACGCGGTCGGCTCGCTGGTCGCGACCGGCGTGTTCTTCCTGACCTCAGCGGTGATGTCCGATGCGGCCTTCACCGGCTGGGGCTGGCGCATCCCGTTCCTGCTCAGCTGCCTGGTCGGCGTCGCCGGGGTGATCGTGCGGCTCAAGGTCCCGGACAGCCCGGAGTTCGAACGCGCCAAGGAAGAAGGGCGCGCCACGCGGGCGCCGCTGCGGACGCTGTTCGCCACCTCCGGCCGCAAGATCCTGCCCGGCATGCTGATCTCCGTCGCGCCCAACGTGATCAGCTACCTGCCCTCGGTCTACGCGCTGAGCTACCTGACCAAGGAGGTCGGCGCCGCGGCGTGGGTCGGGCTGCTCGGCATCGTCATCGCCAACGCGCTCAAGGTGGTCACCGTGCCCACCGCCGGCTGGCTGTGCGACCGCTTCGGGCGGCGGCCGGTGATGATGACCGGCGCGACCGCGGCGGCGCTGCTGTTCTACCCGTTCTTCTTCCTGCTCGACACCGGCACGCCGGTGGTGATCTGGGCGGCGCTGGTCCTGCTCTACACGCTGTGCAACGACCTCACGCTGGCCTCGCAGGCGACGATGATGTTCGAGCTGTTCCCGGTCGGCTACCGCTACACCGGCGTCACGTTCACCCGCGAGATCGCGGGCGCCGTCGTCGGCGGGTGCATCCCGTTCGTGGCGGCCGCGCTGACGTCCGCGTCCGGCGGGCAGACCTGGCCGATCGCGCTGGTGTGCGGGTTGTTGTGCCTGCTGTCGGTGCTGGGCGCGCGGTTCATCGCCGAGCCGGAGCACCTGCGCCGCCGCGACGGCGCGCGGGTGGCGGCCCCGGCGGGAGGGTGA
- a CDS encoding isocitrate/isopropylmalate dehydrogenase family protein: protein MTQDTYRLGVMDGDGIGPEIVPAAVRVVDAAAQELDIEWVPLPVGRTAIDEFGTPLPESTVEALSGVDGWLLGPHDNASYPEPHRSRLNPSGFLRKHFDLFANIRPARAFDGARALVPGTDLVIVRENTQGFYADRNTFAGAGEFMPTPDVAIAHAIFTRESVERIAHEAFRLARQRRRRVTVVHKANVLRLTSGLFLDVCRDVARQYPDVEVGDAHIDAMAAALVRRAPEFDVIVTENMFGDILSDLTAEIAGSLGIAPSVNVSATRGMAQATHGSAPDIAGRDVANPVAMILSAAMLLEWLGERHDDPAPARVAGTIRDAVADTIRGGVTTPDLGGSAGTRAFTDAVVVSIKHMTR, encoded by the coding sequence ATGACGCAGGACACGTACCGCCTCGGGGTGATGGACGGGGACGGCATCGGGCCGGAGATCGTGCCGGCGGCGGTCCGCGTGGTGGACGCGGCGGCGCAGGAGCTCGACATCGAATGGGTGCCGCTGCCCGTGGGCCGGACGGCGATCGACGAGTTCGGCACTCCCCTGCCGGAATCCACGGTCGAGGCGTTGTCCGGTGTGGACGGCTGGCTGCTCGGCCCGCACGACAACGCCTCCTACCCGGAGCCGCACCGCTCGCGGCTCAACCCGAGCGGCTTCCTGCGCAAGCACTTCGACCTGTTCGCCAACATCCGCCCGGCCAGGGCGTTCGACGGGGCGCGGGCGCTGGTGCCCGGCACCGACCTGGTGATCGTGCGGGAGAACACGCAGGGTTTCTACGCCGACCGCAACACCTTCGCCGGGGCGGGCGAGTTCATGCCGACGCCGGACGTGGCGATCGCGCACGCGATCTTCACGCGCGAGTCGGTGGAGCGGATCGCGCACGAGGCGTTCCGGCTGGCGCGGCAGCGGCGACGCCGGGTGACGGTGGTGCACAAGGCGAACGTGCTGCGGCTGACCAGCGGGCTGTTCCTGGACGTGTGCCGCGACGTGGCGCGGCAGTACCCGGACGTCGAGGTCGGCGACGCGCACATCGACGCGATGGCCGCCGCCCTGGTGCGGCGTGCGCCGGAGTTCGACGTGATCGTCACGGAGAACATGTTCGGCGACATCCTGTCCGACCTGACCGCGGAGATCGCGGGCTCGCTCGGCATCGCGCCGTCGGTGAACGTGTCGGCCACGCGCGGGATGGCGCAGGCCACGCACGGCTCCGCGCCGGACATCGCGGGCCGGGATGTCGCGAACCCCGTGGCGATGATCCTGTCGGCCGCGATGCTGCTGGAGTGGCTGGGCGAGCGCCACGACGACCCGGCGCCGGCCCGGGTCGCGGGCACCATCCGGGACGCGGTCGCCGACACGATCCGCGGCGGGGTGACGACTCCGGACCTCGGCGGCTCGGCAGGCACCCGCGCGTTCACCGACGCCGTGGTGGTGTCGATCAAGCACATGACGCGCTGA